TGTCTTCGTTGCTCCAGCGGGGTGTTAGCGATATTTTCCCCAATAATGCTGATTCCCAGCAAGCGGATGATAATTTAGTCTATCGCTTGAAAACAGCGGATCAGCCGTTGCGCATCAAGCTGGGCATTGACCCGACGGGTACTGATCTCCATTTAGGCCATAGCCTGCCTATTCGTAAACTGCGGGCTTTTCAGGATTTAGGCCATAAAGCCGTGTTGATTATTGGAGATTTTACCGCTCGTGTGGGTGATCCAACGGGTAAGTCAGAGGTCCGCCGTCAGCTCACAGAAGCAGAGGTGCAGCACAATATTCAGACGTATCTAGATCAAATTAAGCCGATTTTAGATTTTGATACCCCCGATCGGCTGGAGGTTCGCTATAACTCGGAATGGTTGTCCAAAATCGATTTGGCGAAGACTTTAGAACTACTGACCACCATGACCGTGGGGCAAATGCTGGCGAAGGAAGGATTCGCAGAACGCTACCAGCAGGGGACACCTGTCTATTTACATGAATTTTTATATCCTCTACTCCAGGGCTATGACTCGGTGGCTGTTGAGGCGGATGTGGAACTCGGGGGAACCGATCAGAAGTTCAATATTGCCATTGGTCGAGATTTACAGCGACATTTTGGCCTGCGCCCACAGTTTGGTCTGTTAACTCCAATTCTGTTGGGGACAGATGGAGTACAAAAAATGTCTAAGTCTTTGAATAACTATGTGGGCTTAGCTGAAGATGCGGTCAGTATGTACTCCAAGTTGGAGAAGACCCCTGATGCTTTGCTGTCCGAGTATTTCGAGCACCTAACAGACTTGCCCCTCAAAGAGCTACCCGAGAATCCTCGGGAGCAGCAGAAGCTGTTGGCCCATACCTTGGTGAGCCAGTATCACAGTGTTGCGATCGCAAATGAAACACAACAATCCCTAGCAGCGATGGTGACCCAGGGAGATATGAGCCAAACCGATGTTATTCCTGAATATTCATTGGCAGAGGTTACCTTTCCTGCCAAGCTGTTCTATTTGCTGAGTGCCAGCGGCTTGTGTTCCAGCAGTAGTGATGCCCGTCGCCAAATTAAGGGTGGAGCTGTGAAATTAGATGGCACTAAAATCACCGTGGTTGATCAAACCT
The Acaryochloris marina S15 genome window above contains:
- the tyrS gene encoding tyrosine--tRNA ligase; translation: MVDAVSSLLQRGVSDIFPNNADSQQADDNLVYRLKTADQPLRIKLGIDPTGTDLHLGHSLPIRKLRAFQDLGHKAVLIIGDFTARVGDPTGKSEVRRQLTEAEVQHNIQTYLDQIKPILDFDTPDRLEVRYNSEWLSKIDLAKTLELLTTMTVGQMLAKEGFAERYQQGTPVYLHEFLYPLLQGYDSVAVEADVELGGTDQKFNIAIGRDLQRHFGLRPQFGLLTPILLGTDGVQKMSKSLNNYVGLAEDAVSMYSKLEKTPDALLSEYFEHLTDLPLKELPENPREQQKLLAHTLVSQYHSVAIANETQQSLAAMVTQGDMSQTDVIPEYSLAEVTFPAKLFYLLSASGLCSSSSDARRQIKGGAVKLDGTKITVVDQTYDQPDDLIGTVLQVGKKKFIRFIA